Below is a genomic region from Bacteroidia bacterium.
CCTTCAAACCTATATGATAGGGAATACTCTAAAGGAATTCAGCTCTACTCAAAGAATGTTTTTGTAATGAATGACTGTAAGGATTTGCTGCCCGACCATCTAAGATTCGTTCGTGGTCTAGTAGATTCTCCTGATTTTTCGCTTAACATATCTAGAGAAATTCTTCAACACGATGCCCAACTCAAGATTATTGGAAAATCCCTTGAAAGTAAGGTAATTGAAGCATTAAAGAAACTGCTAAAGGAAAAAAGAGAGAAATACGAAGAGGTATGGCTTGAATTAGGGAAAGCAATCAAGGGTGGTATTTATATGGAGTATAAGAATAAGGAGAAACTTGAAGATTTACTTGTATTTCACTCTTCATTTAATGAATCGAAGATGACAACATTAAATGAGTATGTTGAACGTATGCCCGAGGGTCAAAAGGAGATATATTATGCTGCAGCAAAGGATATTGAAACAATTAAAAGAATGCCCCAACTAGAGGTATTCAAGGATAAGAAAGTAGAAGTACTTTATTTCGTTGATAAGATAGATGAATTTTTAACACAAAATCTGGATAAGTATAAAGATATTAAACTTCAATCGGTTACTAGAGAGGACTTTAAATTTGAGGAACTTACTAAGCAAAATCCGAGTGACGATGCTAAAGATAAGAATCCAGATAAAGAATATGAGAATGAAGCATATAAAGATATGCTAAATGCTATTAAAGAGCATCTCAAGGGTAAGGTTAAAGAAGTTAAGATTAGTAAAAGGTTAATTTCTAGTCCAGTATGTTTTGTAAATACAAACTCAGGGACAACGTTTAATATGGAACAGCTGCTTAAGGGTGTTAATCAGATTGCACCTAAAGCATCAAAAATTTTAGAAATTAACCCCCATCATCCAATTTTTCCTGTTATTGAAAAAGTATATAAAACTGAGAATTCCACTGAAGATTTAAAAAATATCAGCGAAATACTTTTTAACCAAGCATTGCTAATTGAAGGTTATGAGTTGGAAAACCCTGTTGAATTTTCAAATTCATTATGTAGCTTAATGTCAAAAGTTTATAGTTAGTTTACTGTAATTTTTTTTAATAAGAGGATACGATTTTATAATAATAAATCAAATAAATAATTGACTAATAACCCTAAAAGAATTAACACTATGGCACAAATTGGAAATGTTCCGGAAATTAAAGCTGTAAAGAAGCATTTAGATGAAATGAAAGAGAGAAATCTTATCTCTGCATGGGAGCTACCCTATGAAAATCTACTAACAAGACTTACCGCAGCTATATTTTTTCTAACCCCAACGGATGATTCAAAACTCGAAGAAATTTGGAAAGAATTGGAGGTTCATAAAATGCTGACTTATAGGCTAAATGAAGAAAAGAAACTTTCTCAGCTCGTTTGGAGAGTGGAATTTAACAAAGGATTTGAGCTATAAATATCAAAAATAAATATAGAAAGATGAAAAAAGAACTTAATGAATTGGTAGTAAGATTGACCAAAGAGCAAGAGGTTGAATGTGCTAGACCTGAAAAGACAGCGGAAGCATTAAAAGAATGTATTGATAGAGATTATGTACATGTAATGTTTAAAAAAACAGGAACTGAACTTGGAGTTCAATTAGACCGTAGATTTTGTAAATTTGAAAATGCGGATTTTCAGAATGCTAAAGGTACAGTTCATTTAGTTGGTGGATTAACCCTAAACTATGATAAGGTAAAGTGTACTGCCGATATCGACCTAAAAACCTGCGAAGGGATAGGATGGTTGGAACCTGTAAGTGACGAGGATTATACAATAATGATGTCTCAAAGCAATAAATAGAATTTATAATAACAAATAATTTTCTTGCTATGAATCCAATTTTTAATGAAAGAGTAGTTAAACAAGAAGTATATCACAAGGATTATAATTTGGATAAAAAGGATAATTTAGATGAACTACCAGAAGAACCAGCTGTTTTTGGAATCTTTGGTATTATCCATGATACTCCTATTCATCCAAGATATATAGGTTCTACTGATAATCTGAGAAAAGCTGTTTGTGATGTATTTGAAAATCCACAGGACGAAGGAATGAAAAAATTTATGCAAGGTTCATGGATTCAAATGTTATGTTATGAATTACTTCCAGGGCTAACTATCGAGGAACGCAAAGCTAAAGAAGATGCTTGGACAAATGAATATAAACCAGGAATCAATGATGATGGTGAATACCCAGAGTATAATTACGAATGGCCATATGATGACGATGGAAAAATGAAACCTGAGTATGCTAATCCCCCTCAAGCGCGGGTTTAATTAAATTCTAAATTAATATTTTTCTTTACT
It encodes:
- the htpG gene encoding molecular chaperone HtpG; translation: MTKKNNKKKVLAFQAETKELLSLMINSLYTHREIFLRELISNASDALDKVHFQSLTEPELLGSDHELKIVIDVDKNNKTLTITDNGIGMTIDEVIENIGTIAKSGTKAFVEKLKEEKNLDLIGKFGVGFYSSFMVADRVEIITRSARSEKGVRWESEGFGEYSIEEIETEKRGTQITLYLKEGAVETSNPEEDFSNQYTISNLVKKYSNYISYPINMDFYREEKPRDKDGKVIEGAKDEIVIDHKILNSITPIWKKNKKDIAIDEYFQFYKHHFHDWNEFADVIHLNLEGKVEFTALLFIPSKAPSNLYDREYSKGIQLYSKNVFVMNDCKDLLPDHLRFVRGLVDSPDFSLNISREILQHDAQLKIIGKSLESKVIEALKKLLKEKREKYEEVWLELGKAIKGGIYMEYKNKEKLEDLLVFHSSFNESKMTTLNEYVERMPEGQKEIYYAAAKDIETIKRMPQLEVFKDKKVEVLYFVDKIDEFLTQNLDKYKDIKLQSVTREDFKFEELTKQNPSDDAKDKNPDKEYENEAYKDMLNAIKEHLKGKVKEVKISKRLISSPVCFVNTNSGTTFNMEQLLKGVNQIAPKASKILEINPHHPIFPVIEKVYKTENSTEDLKNISEILFNQALLIEGYELENPVEFSNSLCSLMSKVYS
- a CDS encoding MbtH domain protein, yielding MKKELNELVVRLTKEQEVECARPEKTAEALKECIDRDYVHVMFKKTGTELGVQLDRRFCKFENADFQNAKGTVHLVGGLTLNYDKVKCTADIDLKTCEGIGWLEPVSDEDYTIMMSQSNK